A region of the Anguilla anguilla isolate fAngAng1 chromosome 16, fAngAng1.pri, whole genome shotgun sequence genome:
cgaatgtcaaaaaaaaaaaaaaaaaaatccgttctaatttttttttaattattattttttttattttcttattttaattggAATTTGACGTTAAATGCATATAGCTTCTGCTATAACCGCTTTTACGAATCCCAGTATCTTGGCACGAGAGAAATgtcagtttgtaaaaaaaaaaaaaaaagaaagtgaaaataGTTGCGCGTGTACCAATGATTCATCCTGGTTGTGCCTTGTGCCGTTATTCTGATGCGTGATATTGATACTCCCTCAGGCCTGGGCTGTATTTAAGGGGAAATTTAAGGAGGGGGACAAGGCAGAACCTGCCACATGGAAGACCAGGCTCCGGTGCGCTTTGAACAAGAGCCCTGACTTTGAAGAAGTGACAGACCGGTCTCAGCTGGACATTTCGGAACCATACAAGGTCTACCGGATTGTCCCAGAAGAGGAGCAAAAGAGTACGtgtatattaattaaaatattggaTAGATCAACTATTTTACTTTCTTGCATtgatagaggggggggggggggggggggggggggggggggggggctgctgatTATGTTGGATAGCTTCCAAGGTTGTCATCTGGCGGCTGGGATACAATACATCCTAATCTTTTCAGATCTTAATTGTGAAATGTTGTAATATAGTAATACAGTATATGACTGTTTTGCTGATAAGAAATGCAAGCAGAGCTTATCCCCAGTAGTAGTGAAGTGTTTATTCATTAACATTCAGTCCggtatttattattaaaaaaaacaaccgctCCTTTCTCAGCAGGCAAAGGCACAGCAGCCATGAatggcagtgatgtcacagatatGGAGTGTAGTTCCGCAGAGCTGGAAGAACTCATAAAGAAGGTGAGACAGGTGTACTTTTCTtcaccataataataataattaacatgTCCAATATATGGTGTGGATGGACTGTGGATGCTGGCCTTGGTGGTGGGTGACATGGTGAGACCTGTGCatcaaatatttcagtaaaacCTGTTCAATGAAGTCTTGCATTTGGATATGGAGTCACTTAAATATGACGAAAATAAGACGGATAAGTGAGATGTGTAGTGCAGTGGTCATATTACCAAATAAGCCATTGATTTTCTGCCAGTTTGGGAGTCACAGGTTTAAATCCCAGGCAAGACACAGCTGTAGAACCACTAGAAATTGCTCTACCTggcaaaaacagcttttttttaaccaggtaAAGGGATATATCAAGGGTAAAGTGCCAAGCATCCCATTTCATTCTATATAACAGAATGTTAATATTATTGTTgctattattgtatatttttaatggaatgCATTTTGTCTATACTCCTTCAGTCTTCAAGTGAGGATTACCAGCCTATTTTAAAGAGGAGCCATTCGCCACCCCAGGACACTTGCAGGTCCCAGCCCAGTCAGGACTGGTGGTCACAAGGCGGGCTGAACTGTAAGAGAACATTTCTGACTGACGGGGCAGAGATGAATGAAACATACAACAATAAGCTTTTAACTTGTGGTCACGTATTTCGGGATATCGTAGCACTCATTATTGCTCAcgacagcaataataataataataataataataataataatggtttaGATtgttcacatgtgaaaatggcaAAGCCATCACAGCCAAGACGAGACGTTCTTGCAGgacttaaaatgtgttttgtgttgactTCAGCCCTGGTTTACTGAACTAAGGATTGGCCAATTTCCGTTAAACTCTGCTGACGGGTGCAGTtctttttggtttggtttgcgATACTATGCTGGAAAAGCTGTATTTTTTGTTGAGCTGACAAACAGTGTCAAGAATCCTTgctatttcatttcagttatgATGTGTCTTTCCCATCGTTTCGTTTGAGGGTTATTGACAAATATAAGCTGCAGTGCTACAAAAAGCTGAACAGAAATGAGGAAATGCGTTCTGTAGATTCACTGAATATCTGTAAAGCtgtgattatttaaataatggaccttttttgtttgttttccccaCAGCAATGCTTGTAAATCCAGAGCCTACACCAGCTGGCAATTTTAATGCAGGTTTGTGCTCTTTCGCGTTCTTTCTTTCCATCCCAATTGGAAGGCAAAACAAATTACCTGCATTCCAACATTCACTGACAACATTTACTCTCTGAACGGTGGGTGTGTCTCACTGAGCGTTGCCTCCCCCTGTCAGCCTCTTATTCATGTTTCTCTGTCCGTAGCCTTCTCGCAGATGATGATCACGTTCTTCTACGGGGGGAAGATGGTGGGCAGCAACATGACCACTCACGGAGAGGGCTGCCGCATCTCTCCCTTCCAGCCGCCCAACGAGATGCTTTACGTGCCCGACAGCCTCCAGAACGTGCGCTTCCCCCCCGTGGAGACGATCGAGCACGAGCGCCAGCGCCAAGTGACCCGGAAGCTGTTCGGCCACCTGGAGCGCGGCGTGCTGGTGCGCGCCAACCGCGAGGGCATCTTCATCAAGCGGCTGTGCCAGAGCCGGGTCTTCTGGAGTGGGCTGTGCACGCAGTACAGCCCGGGGCCCAGCAAGCTGGAGAGGGACGCCGTCGTCAAGATCTTTGACACCAGCAGATTCCTGCAGGGTAAGTGGGGGACGCGCGACCGGTTGTGGCCACGTTATTTAGCGACCTGCCGTGAGATTCGAAAGCGGAAAGACTCTGGGGTCCATCCCAGGATTGCGAACCTTTTTGAAACGGCGAACAGCAATTTCCCATCGTGGGCTaaagtttgtagtcctaaaaccagGAAGCGAGTTAGCATTGGTTTGAGCCGTGGGTGCCCTCGGCAGATTTCCAGTGCcttttcccatagggatttcggtttctgcagaaaataaggtctgtgttTAATGCAAGCCTAAGAGAGTTTTGCTCTATGAGAtgaattacacccattaatatctgaACTGTGGATTCTGAAGCTGTTACgtgcttttcaaaaatattgaaacTACAATAATGGTCGCTCTCTGCCGGCCACCAGTCATACTAGCTCACCTGCATGCCATAACTGTTGTAGTTAGcgacttgttagcaacttacttttttaaagcacataacagttGAGATATAtcaatgggtgtaatttatttCATAGAAGGCTTACGTTGAACTCTCCTAGGCTTATGATAACCACAGACCAACCCGAaatccctatggggaaaaaagcatttgaaatctTCTGAGGGAACCCATGGCAGAAGAAACttcc
Encoded here:
- the irf8 gene encoding interferon regulatory factor 8 isoform X1; this translates as MTVNPGGRRLRQWLIEQIHSNLYSGLLWEDEEQTMFRIPWKHAGKQDYNQEIDASIFKAWAVFKGKFKEGDKAEPATWKTRLRCALNKSPDFEEVTDRSQLDISEPYKVYRIVPEEEQKTGKGTAAMNGSDVTDMECSSAELEELIKKSSSEDYQPILKRSHSPPQDTCRSQPSQDWWSQGGLNSMLVNPEPTPAGNFNAAFSQMMITFFYGGKMVGSNMTTHGEGCRISPFQPPNEMLYVPDSLQNVRFPPVETIEHERQRQVTRKLFGHLERGVLVRANREGIFIKRLCQSRVFWSGLCTQYSPGPSKLERDAVVKIFDTSRFLQALQLYQEAQYPAPDPTVTLCFGEEFSDITTAKNKLIIVQITPVNCQQLLDAVNAMRSQYSSGSLQISDETQNDQLARIFQDLCSYNAPQRCFRENIPITV
- the irf8 gene encoding interferon regulatory factor 8 isoform X2, which codes for MTVNPGGRRLRQWLIEQIHSNLYSGLLWEDEEQTMFRIPWKHAGKQDYNQEIDASIFKAWAVFKGKFKEGDKAEPATWKTRLRCALNKSPDFEEVTDRSQLDISEPYKVYRIVPEEEQKSKGTAAMNGSDVTDMECSSAELEELIKKSSSEDYQPILKRSHSPPQDTCRSQPSQDWWSQGGLNSMLVNPEPTPAGNFNAAFSQMMITFFYGGKMVGSNMTTHGEGCRISPFQPPNEMLYVPDSLQNVRFPPVETIEHERQRQVTRKLFGHLERGVLVRANREGIFIKRLCQSRVFWSGLCTQYSPGPSKLERDAVVKIFDTSRFLQALQLYQEAQYPAPDPTVTLCFGEEFSDITTAKNKLIIVQITPVNCQQLLDAVNAMRSQYSSGSLQISDETQNDQLARIFQDLCSYNAPQRCFRENIPITV